The nucleotide sequence CGGATGCACCGGTCAGGCCCAGGTGAATAGGGCCTCGCCCGCATCCACATGGGTACGGGCGGCGGCCTGGGCTATCTGAGCGGCGTCAGCCTGGAGGGCTACGACCGGGACGATCGGACTGCGGCCGCCGGCGGCGACGGCGCTCGGGCACCAGGTGACCACCGGGTCGCCTACGGTTACGGCATCGCCCTGCTCAACCAGAAGCGTGAAGCCCTCCCCTTCCAGCTGCACGGTGTCCAGGCCCAGGTGTACCAGGACACCGCGCCCGGAGGTGTCAGCCACGATGAAGGCATGGGGGTGGATCTTGGTGACTCTCCCGCTGACCGGGGCCAGCGCGGTCACGTTCCCACCGTCGGCGGGATCGGGGTCGACGGCGACTCCGGGACCGAGCATCCCGGCGGCAAACACCGGGTCCGGCACATCGCTGAGCGCGATCACGCGACCAGCAAGAGGGGAGTGGATCAAGGTGTTCATCAAAGCTCCTTCGTGCCTTCGTGAGTGTTGTCCGGTACCAGTAGTGGGCAAGGGGCCCGGTTCCGCCGTTCGTCATGCCGAGCGCGGAACCGGGGCCGCCCGTTCAAGCGAACGTGTTCACTCGCCCGCGTGTCCCCGGGCCTGGACTCGCATCACCCTGAGGGTGTCGTCGAGGTTCTCGCTCACAATCCGGCGGAAGGCGGCGGGAGCATCGATGTGAGCGGCCAGCCAGCCCTCCAGAGCGGCGGCCGGGTCGACGCCGGGCAGCCCCACGGTGGTGGTAGACCACAGTCTGGCCAGCAGATTCTCGGCCATGTGGAAGGTGCGCGAGCTCCAGATGCCGTCTGCCTCCCTGACGTACTCCGAGACGTAGGGGGCCAGCAGCTCGGGGTTGCGCTCGACCATGTTGAAGCCGGCGAGCATCTTCACCTGAGTCTCATTGGGCAGGGAGGCGTTGTCCACCAGCTCGCGCCAGGCTGCCGCCTTCGCCTCCGCGGTGGGAACGGCGGCCCGCGCCTGGGCGGCGCGCTCACGGCCCGTGGTTGTACGGTCGCGCGCCTCCTCGGCGGCGATCTCCGCCTCGCCGCAGCGGCCGGCGGCGACCAGCCCCACCAGCAGCTCCCAGCGCAGGTCCTGGTCCACCACCAGGCCCGGCAGGGGTGCCGACCCGGCCAGCCAGGCGGCGACGGCGTCGAGCTGGTTGCTGGTGACGGCATGAGCGGCGACGGCGCGCACCAGCTGTAGCTGGGTGTCGCTGCCGGCCTCGGCGGCGCGTGCTAGGTCCAGCAGCGTGTCAGTGGTCGACGCAGCCGCTTCCCGACGCTCGGCCGGGGGCAGGTAGGCCGACAGGCAGGTCGCCACCCGCGCCAGCAGCCCCTGCACTACGCTGGAATGCGTCTCGGCACGCAGTGCTCGCAGCGCGGCGGCCAGGAAGTCGACGGCCGGCAGCTCGCCGTCGCGCACCATGTCCCAGGCGCTGGCCACCAGCACCGAGCGTGGCAGGGAGGTGGTGAAGGACTCAACATGCGCCAGCCCGGTGGCGAGCGAGGCGGCGTCCAGGCGCACCTTGGCGTAGGTCAGGTCCTCATCGTTCAGTAGGAGGACATCAGGGCGTACGGTGCCTACCAGCTCGGCCACCTCGGTGCGCGCCCCGGCGACGTCGAGCTCAATGCGTCCGGTGCGCTCCAGGGCGGCCGGGGCCTGGGACCCGAGGGCGTAGGAGCCCAGCACCACGCGGTGGGGGCGCAGCGAGGCCGGCGAGCCTGCCGGAATCTCCTGCACGATCGCGGCGGAGGTGAGCACGCCGTCGGCATCGGTGTCCAGCTCCAGGCGCAGTGTGGTCACACCCGCTTCCTGCAGCCAGACCCGGGTCCAGGCGGACAGGTCGCGGCCGGAGACTTTTTCCAGCTCGCCAAGCAGGTCGGCCAGAGTGGCGTTGGCGTAGGCGTGGGCCGCCAGGTAGTTCTTGATGCCGGCGAAGAATGACTCGCGTCCCACATACGCCACCAGCGCGGACAGCACGGAGGCGCCCTTGGCGTAGGTGATGCCGTCGAAGTTGACCTCCACATCGTGCAGGTCGTTGATCTGCGCGGCGATCGGGTGGGTGGAGGAGAGCTGGTCCTGGTTGTACGCCCAGTTCTTCTCCAGCACCTGGAAGGTGGTCCAGGCGTCGGTCCAGCGGGTGGCTTCGGCGACGGCGAGCGTGGAGCAGTACTCGGCGAAGGACTCGTTCAGCCACAGGTCGTCCCACCACTTCATGGTGACCAGGTCCCCGAACCACATGTGTGCCAGCTCGTGCAGGATGGTCTCGGCGCGGCGCTCGACGCGTGCCTGCACGGGGCGGGAACGGAAGATGTAGTCGTCGCGGTGGGTGACGATGCCGGCGTTCTCCATCGCGCCGGCGTTGAACTCGGGCACGAAGGCCTGGTCGTACTTGCTGAAGGCGTACGGAGTGCCGAATAGCTCCTCGTAGTAGGCGAAGCCGTTCTTGGTGATCGACAGGATCTCCTCGGCGTCCATGAACTCCGCCAGGCTCTTGCGGCAGTACACGCCCAGGGGAATGTTGCGGCCGTCGGCGGCCGTGTAGACGTCGGTGGTTCCCGTATAAGGGCCAGCCACGATCGCCGTGATGTAGGAGCTGATGCGCTCGCTGGGCGTAAAGGCGAAGGTGTGTGTGCCGACGGCGGCCGGCGTGGGTACGGGCGTGGGGGAGTTGGACAGCACCGTCCAGCCCTCGGGCACGGTGACGGTGAAGCGGAAGGGGGCCTTCAGATCGGGCTGCTCGAACACGGCGTACACGCGGCGGGCGTCGGGCACCTCGAACTGGGTGTACAGGTAGGTCTCGCCGTCAGCCGGGTCGGTGAAGCGGTGCAGGCCCTCTCCGGTGTGCATATAGGCGCAGTCGGCGACCACGGTCAGCTCGTTGTCCGCGCGCAGGTCCGCCAGCGCGATACGCGAGTCGGCGAAGACCTGCTGCGGGTCGAGCTCGTTCCCGTTGAGTGTCACCGCGTGCACTGCCGGGGCGATCAGGTCGATGAAGGTGGACGCCCCCGGGGTGGCGGTGAAGCGGACCGTCGTGGTGGAACGGAAGGTGGCGTTGGCGGAGTCCGCGGCGCCGGACAGATCCAGGACGACGTCGTAACTGTCGGCGGAGACGACGGCGGCGCGCGCCACCGCCTCCTCGCGGGTGAGGTTCTGACCGGGCACGAAAGCTCCTTCAGTCGTATTGGCAGATGCTCTGGGAACCGCGGTGTGAGCCGCGAGTCCCCGGGCGATTGTCGCATCGACGGCCTGGGGCCGGAAATCGGAGCATGCGACGTGGGTGCACGTGGGCCGCCTGTGTGGGGAGGGGCGGGAGCGACGGCGGTTATCTGGGGCTAAAGGCCCATCTCAAGCCGCAGTAGATGATCGAATCGTTCAATATGGTGATCGATATGATCGAACGACTTGACCGGCGTGCCGGAAGCGAGCGTGCTTAAGGTATCAGATGATCGAACCGATCATTTTATGGCTCTCGCATGAGAGAACCGCTCAGTTTTGAGGTACAAGGAGGTATCCATGACAGCAGCAGCTACGCCCGTGCGGCGGCAGGGCAAGACCAACTGGCGTTGGGTCGTCGCCGTCGTTTGCGCCATCGGCCTGGCCATCAACTACATCGACCGCTCGGCGATCTCGGTGTCTCTGCCCTATATGACCAAGGACTTCCACATCACTCCCGGCGAGCAGGGGGCTCATCCTGTCGGCCTTCTGCTGGTCGTACGCGATCATGCAGATCCCCGCGGGCTCCCTGATCGACAAGTTCGGCGAGCGCGTCATGTTCGGAGCCTCGGTGTTCGTGTGGTCAGTGTGCACCGGCGCCACCTTCCTCGCCAGCAGCTTCGCCATGCTGTTCGGACTCAGGCTCGGCCTTGGCATTGGCGAGTCGGGCGCCTACCCCGCATCTGCAAAGACCGTCTCCCGCTGGTTCCCCCAGCGGGAGCGTGCACGCGCCACCTCCGTCTACGACTCCGGCGCGCGTATCGGCTCGGCCATCGTAACCCCGGTGATCGCCGGGATCATTGGACTGTGGGGCTGGCGGTGGGTCTTCCTGATCGCCGGTGTGCTCGGGATCCTGTGGGCCCTGGGCTGGTGGGCGCTCTATCGCCGTCCAGAGCTTGTCAGCTCAATCGGCGAGGAGGAGATGGCGGTTATCAACGAGGGCCGCGACGAAGAGGAGCGTGAGGCGGCTGCGGCCGGCACCGAGAAGGCCATCCCGGTACTCATCCTGCTGCGCAAGCGCGCCGTGTGGGCCATGATGATCGGCTTCTTCTGCGTGAACTTCGCGGTGACGTTCTTCCTGACCTGGTTCCCCACCTACCTGGTCGACGAGCGCGGCTTCGACCTGCTCAAGCTCGGAGCCTTCGGCGCGATCCCCCCGATCTGCTCCATCATCGGCTCGTGGAGTGGCGGCCTGATCAACGACGCATTGCTCAAGCGGGGCTGGTCGGTGACGCGCGTGCGCAAGACCTGCCTGGTCGTCGGGATGCTGT is from Actinomyces sp. 432 and encodes:
- the pepN gene encoding aminopeptidase N → MPGQNLTREEAVARAAVVSADSYDVVLDLSGAADSANATFRSTTTVRFTATPGASTFIDLIAPAVHAVTLNGNELDPQQVFADSRIALADLRADNELTVVADCAYMHTGEGLHRFTDPADGETYLYTQFEVPDARRVYAVFEQPDLKAPFRFTVTVPEGWTVLSNSPTPVPTPAAVGTHTFAFTPSERISSYITAIVAGPYTGTTDVYTAADGRNIPLGVYCRKSLAEFMDAEEILSITKNGFAYYEELFGTPYAFSKYDQAFVPEFNAGAMENAGIVTHRDDYIFRSRPVQARVERRAETILHELAHMWFGDLVTMKWWDDLWLNESFAEYCSTLAVAEATRWTDAWTTFQVLEKNWAYNQDQLSSTHPIAAQINDLHDVEVNFDGITYAKGASVLSALVAYVGRESFFAGIKNYLAAHAYANATLADLLGELEKVSGRDLSAWTRVWLQEAGVTTLRLELDTDADGVLTSAAIVQEIPAGSPASLRPHRVVLGSYALGSQAPAALERTGRIELDVAGARTEVAELVGTVRPDVLLLNDEDLTYAKVRLDAASLATGLAHVESFTTSLPRSVLVASAWDMVRDGELPAVDFLAAALRALRAETHSSVVQGLLARVATCLSAYLPPAERREAAASTTDTLLDLARAAEAGSDTQLQLVRAVAAHAVTSNQLDAVAAWLAGSAPLPGLVVDQDLRWELLVGLVAAGRCGEAEIAAEEARDRTTTGRERAAQARAAVPTAEAKAAAWRELVDNASLPNETQVKMLAGFNMVERNPELLAPYVSEYVREADGIWSSRTFHMAENLLARLWSTTTVGLPGVDPAAALEGWLAAHIDAPAAFRRIVSENLDDTLRVMRVQARGHAGE
- a CDS encoding MFS transporter — protein: MSAFCWSYAIMQIPAGSLIDKFGERVMFGASVFVWSVCTGATFLASSFAMLFGLRLGLGIGESGAYPASAKTVSRWFPQRERARATSVYDSGARIGSAIVTPVIAGIIGLWGWRWVFLIAGVLGILWALGWWALYRRPELVSSIGEEEMAVINEGRDEEEREAAAAGTEKAIPVLILLRKRAVWAMMIGFFCVNFAVTFFLTWFPTYLVDERGFDLLKLGAFGAIPPICSIIGSWSGGLINDALLKRGWSVTRVRKTCLVVGMLLCAVIGGAAFVPTAGLALALMSVSYFGSAFTIVTIWCLPADFVPASTVGVLGGTQNFFSNIGSALNPIVIGFLYGATGAFGLPLLLSGAVSVFGALVFAFMLPKVEQIDFSRDVVAV
- a CDS encoding PTS sugar transporter subunit IIA, whose protein sequence is MNTLIHSPLAGRVIALSDVPDPVFAAGMLGPGVAVDPDPADGGNVTALAPVSGRVTKIHPHAFIVADTSGRGVLVHLGLDTVQLEGEGFTLLVEQGDAVTVGDPVVTWCPSAVAAGGRSPIVPVVALQADAAQIAQAAARTHVDAGEALFTWA